One window from the genome of Clupea harengus chromosome 19, Ch_v2.0.2, whole genome shotgun sequence encodes:
- the nup88 gene encoding nucleoporin 88: MAVETGERWKRELPNHDIFSKLQLTSEHQAYKRFAKNLTFCVDRDLFIWNDADCVFYATNLGELNIEEGLNSSKHQTLLCINPPMFEVCEVLLSPTQSHVALIGQRGITVLELPQRWGKKSEFEGGRIQINCKTIPVAERLFTSSVSVTLRQAVWYPSEAEEPHLVLLSSDNTVRFYSLKEPQTPAKVLSVAQADDESRTQTRGRSYAASLGEIAVAFDFGPLSDTSRLLTSQRLKDEVIVYPLYILYENGETFLSYVTLTHSVGCLGKILGPLPMIPAAEDNYGYDACALLCLPCVPSILVIATETGTLYHCILLERDEDEDGGMVERWSRGSEVVPSLYVFECVELELTLKLAPTEDEELVESDFTCPIRLHRDSLCQYRYHCTHEAGVHSVGLAWFSKLRKFLQSDEEDKDSLQEFAAEQRCVVEHILCTKPLNNSLPAPVLGFWIVSDLSLDACMICITSTYECLLLPLLSAIRPASPALLCSRSEAGPVGSPLRGLAEDSLEQHIRTILLRSSANPLALRTGVRGDSSLTPECLQLLSRATQVFREEYILKQDMAREEMQRRVKLLTAQKNKQLEDLALCREDRKSLCETAERLADKYEDAKYRQDAIMKRVKRIMSCQRSHLPVMSNSEKDMKKEMQTINDQLHHLSNGIKQVNMKMEYQKKQISKAVSPAKPSIALNAQQRKYVQGVLKEQGGQIGDMMKQIKELKNHVSF; this comes from the exons ATGGCGGTCGAAACAGGAGAACGATGGAAACGGGAGCTCCCAAACCACGACATATTCAGCAAATTACAACTTACATCAGAACATCAGGCGTATAAAAGATTTGCGAAAAATCTCACATTCTGTGTAGAtagagatttatttatttggaaTGATGCAGACTGTGTCTTCTACGCAACAAACCTGGGAGAGCTGAACATCGAGGAGGGGCTGAACAGCTCAAAGCACCAG ACTCTGCTGTGCATCAACCCACCtatgtttgaagtgtgtgaggtgctgCTGAGCCCCACGCAATCCCACGTAGCCCTCATAGGTCAACGGGGCATCACGGTACTCGAACTACCCCAACGCTGGGGCAAGAAGTCCGAGTTTGAGGGTGGACGGATTCAGATCAATTGCAA GACCATACCTGTGGCAGAGCGGTTGTTCACCAGTTCAGTGTCGGTCACGCTCCGCCAGGCCGTGTGGTACCCCAGTGAAGCAGAGGAACCGCATCTGGTGCTGCTGTCTTCAGATAACACAGTCAG GTTCTACAGTCTTAAAGAACCCCAGACCCCAGCCAAGGTTCTCTCAGTGGCTCAGGCAGACGATGAGAGTCGCACACAGACACGAGG GCGTTCTTATGCAGCGTCTTTGGGTGAGATCGCTGTGGCTTTTGACTTTGGGCCATTGTCTGACACCTCCCGCCTCCTGACAAGCCAGCGTCTCAAAGATGAGGTGATTGTCTACCCCCTGTACATCCTGTATGAGAACGGAGAGACCTTCCTCAGCTATGTCACACTAACCCACAG TGTTGGTTGCCTAGGAAAGATCCTTGGTCCTCTACCCATGATTCCTGCAGCGGAAGATAACTATGGCTACGACGCCTGTGCACTGCTCTGTTTGCCGTGTGTGCCCAGCATCCTGGTCATCGCCACGGAAACGGGTACACTGTATCACTGCATCTTACTGGAAagggatgaagatgaagatggtgGC ATGGTGGAGAGGTGGTCGAGGGGCTCTGAAGTGGTGCCCTCTCTCTACGTGTTCGAGTGTGTGGAGCTGGAGCTCACCCTTAAACTGGCCCCCACAGAGGACGAGGAGCTGGTGGAGTCAGACTTCACCTGCCCAATCAGATTGCACAGAG ATTCCCTGTGCCAATACAGGTACCACTGCACACATGAAGCAGGTGTGCATAGCGTGGGCCTCGCGTGGTTCAGCAAACTGCGCAAGTTCCTGCAGTCTG ATGAGGAGGACAAGGACAGCCTGCAGGAGTTTGCAGCAGAGCAGCGATGTGTGGTTGAGCATATTCTGTGTACCAAGCCTCTCAACAACAG TCTGCCTGCACCAGTGCTTGGTTTCTGGATCGTGTCGGACCTCTCTCTGGACGCCTGCATGATCTGCATCACCAGCACCTACGAGTGCCTACTGCTCCCCCTACT GAGTGCCATCCGGcctgcctctcctgctctgctgtgctcccGCTCGGAGGCCGGACCTGTTGGCTCTCCTCTGCGCGGATTGGCTGAAGACTCCCTGGAGCAGCACATTCGCACCATACTGCTGCGCAGCTCGGCCAATCCGCTCGCACTGAG GACGGGGGTGCGGGGCGACTCCTCTCTGACCCCAGAGTGCCTCCAGCTGCTGAGCAGAGCCACGCAGGTGTTCCGGGAGGAGTACATCCTCAAGCAGGACATGGCCCGAGAGGAGATGCAGAGGAG GGTGAAGCTCTTGACGGCTCAGAAGAACAAGCAGCTAGAGGACTTGGCCCTGTGCCGGGAGGACAG GAAAAGCCTTTGTGAAACTGCTGAGCGTTTGGCTGATAAATATGAGGATGCCAAATACCGCCAGGATGCCATCATGAAAAG GGTGAAGCGTATCATGAGCTGCCAGCGCAGTCATCTTCCTGTAATGTCCAACAGTGAGAAGGACATGAAGAAGGAGATGCAGACCATCAATGACCAGCTGCATCACCTTAGCAACGGAATCAAACAG GTGAACATGAAGATGGAGTACCAGAAGAAGCAGATCAGCAAGGCAGTTTCTCCTGCCAAACCCAGCATAGCACTGAATGCCCAGCAGAGGAAGTATGTGCAGGGGGTTCTCAAAGAACA GGGTGGACAGATTGGAGATATGATGAAACAGATTAAGGAACTAAAGAACCATGTCAGTTTCTGA
- the si:dkey-154b15.1 gene encoding uncharacterized protein si:dkey-154b15.1, with amino-acid sequence MEGRTIKVCGVPDILPADRIVDKVTIHFLRPRQGGGEVLRVIYPSSTKGQAFVVFEHNEVAARVAGLKQSLDIDGQQYPLTIEIVDRPDVDLPVQATLDLRMFPDQSEVRRLLRNHNFKVSELSPGKVLLDGTFLSLRAVRSQLQRQLQEARPHADRDRSVFTSNDTASGALTEDSYRAQPHVNGSHVYEREGSYTNNSQDYVRPGGSSASSDQSLSPSYHSWERSSSQNQSYLSQDSEAPQSLPNFPKDTLTGKPPLQRGTASPREISLQVDADSYRYTWTFKNDLVTDILITHGVEATTNELSGITTLTLKGKGCERAMQKLQDLISDTSSTLRTQEISLSTLSHEQRVQIGKQVQRFKDVYKVFVKQSQSSILIIGSSTDSYEMKQSLLGEPVHSYEMKQRLLGEPVALSSSVRTGRDTERGPRTRRSSSLPKQPKLRPDQHSSARLESPPVSASQAYSPSHYQGDEPRGGAAMGGSRRGSSSDRREKTTVQRPVHKADKQNMAPSSGAPMPPLKKNALNSVIENTSSSLKKKWTSMTSKR; translated from the exons ATGGAAGGAAGAACCATTAAAGTTTGCGGAGTGCCTGATATTCTTCCCGCTGACCGGATTGTTGACAAGGTCACAATCCACTTCTTACGACCCAGACAGGGGGGCGGAGAGGTTCTTAGAGTAATCTATCCAAGCTCCACAAAAGGGCAAGCCTTTGTCGTATTCGAGCATAATGAAG TGGCTGCCCGGGTTGCAGGTCTAAAACAATCCTTGGACATAGATGGCCAACAGTATCCCCTGACGATTGAGATAGTGGATCGACCAGAC GTGGACCTCCCTGTTCAGGCCACCTTGGACCTGCGAATGTTCCCTGACCAGAGTGAAGTCCGTCGTCTCCTGaggaatcacaactttaagGTGTCAGAGCTCAGCCCTGGTAAGGTGCTACTGGATGGAACATTCCTGAGCCTGCGAGCCGTCCGTTCCCAGCTCCAGAGACAGCTCCAGGAGGCTCGGCCCCACGCAGACAGGGACCGCTCTGTCTTCACCTCAAATGACACTGCCTCAGGTGCACTCACCGAAGACTCATACAGAGCGCAGCCCCATGTGAATGGTTCACATGTTTATGAGAGAGAAGGTTCCTATACGAACAACTCACAGGATTACGTGAGGCCAGGGGGTTCCTCTGCTAGTTCAGATCAGTCTCTTTCGCCTTCTTATCACTCGTGGGAGAGGAGTTCTTCTCAAAACCAAAGCTATTTATCACAGGATTCGGAAGCTCCTCAAAGCTTACCCAACTTTCCGAAAGACACCTTGACAGGCAAACCACCGCTGCAGAGGGGGACAGCGTCTCCAAGGGAGATCTCTCTCCAGGTGGATGCCGATAGTTACCGTTACACCTGGACCTTCAAGAACGATCTTGTAACCGACATACTTATAACCCACGGTGTAGAGGCCACTACGAATGAGCTTTCGGGGATAACAACCTTAACCCTGAAGGGAAAGGGGTGTGAGAGAGCTATGCAGAAGCTGCAGGATCTCATCAGTGACACTTCCTCTACTTTACGCACCCAGGAAATATCACTGTCCACACTCAGCCATGAACAAAGAGTACAGATTGGAAAACAAGTTCAGCGATTTAAGGACGTGTACAAAGTGTTCGTCAAGCAATCACAAAGCTCGATTCTAATCATCGGATCTTCCACAGACAGCTATGAGATGAAACAGAGCTTACTAGGAGAACCTGTACACAGCTATGAGATGAAACAGAGGTTACTAGGAGAACCTGTAGCCCTTTCAAGCTCTGTGCGTACAGGCCGTGACACTGAAAGAGGCCCGAGAACGAGGCGTAGCTCATCCTTACCCAAACAACCGAAGTTAAGGCCCGACCAGCACAGCAGTGCAAGGCTGGAGTCTCCACCTGTGTCTGCTTCTCAGGCCTACTCTCCCTCACATTACCAGGGCGATGAACCGAGGGGAGGGGCTGCCATGGGAGGGTCACGCAGAGGATCCAgttcagacagaagagagaagacgACGGTTCAGAGGCCTGTGCACAAGGCAGACAAGCAGAATATGGCTCCCTCTAGTGGGGCTCCAATGCCACCATTGAAGAAAAATGCATTGAATTCAGTAATTGAAAATACATCgtcatcattaaaaaaaaaatggactaGCATGACTAGCAAGAGATGA